A window of Loxodonta africana isolate mLoxAfr1 chromosome 3, mLoxAfr1.hap2, whole genome shotgun sequence genomic DNA:
AGCAAGGAGGATTTTCCAAAGGGTAAAACAAGGGGAACTGGTTTCATATTTCAGCAGGAAGTTTGGAGAATATATAACAAAGAACAGGCCCACCTTTTGGGAGCAGCCCCCATCTGTGGGAGGGGTACAGGAGGTGATTACAGTGCCCTCTCCCCACTTTGACTGTAGTAGCTTATCCTTCTGAGGCATGACCCTTAGTGGCTTCTCTTGTCACCATGCTGATGGTAGGAGTCACCTGCCCCAGCGTTTCCCCGCTTCTCTGGGAATTTAAAATTGACTGGTACATGTGAGAGATGAGGAAAGGGGGAATGGGGCACAGGGTCCCCCTTAGTGTTTCTCATCAAGAGGTGCTGGTACGCTGTGGTTCAGTTTGACAAGCTGCGATGGTGCACATGAAACCAAGTCCTGGAAAGGAATCCTTTGCTGCTCTGTGTGACTCTCAGTTGCTCTGCCCTTCTGCCCTGCTTAGCACACAAGCCCAGCAGGAGGTTGTCCTGTCACAACAATGCCTGCTCGGCCACTCAGCTTGACCAAGCCACAAGCACACTGGGAAAGCAAAGGCAGCTCTAGATTTCTCCAGAACAAGGCTAAGAGAAGTCCCTGGGCATCTGCATGGCCACGAGCTTCTGCTTAACCTTTGGATGATCGGCAGTCATGAGGGCATCAGTTCACCTCCCACGGGTGGGAGTGACTTGGCTTTAGACTGAAGAGAGCGATTTGTTTTGGAACTCCCCAGCCCCATGGGGCTGAAGACATGTGGAATAGAGGAGAGATCTTGGCTTACATCCTGCCAACACCACTGATCTCCTGCATGACCTGAAGCCTGTTACTTTTAACCTCTCTGaccctccatttcctcatttatcagaAGTTTCTAACTGTACCTACACAGATTAATTGTAAGGATTACATGCATCAGTAGGTATTCAAAAAATCTGAGGGTCTCCCTGTCCCTCACCTCAGTGGTGTTGGAAACATGACCCTGGGACCCTGGATGACAAACACCCTAGGACAGGGGAGACAGTGACATCGTCTCTTGAAAGGCCTCAGAAGAGAAGTTTGCCCCACTGGACTTGGTGGGTGTCCCAGGCTGAAGCTGGGGAAGAAGGGCCACCTTTGCCCCCAGCAAGTGGTGTATCAGTATTCCAGGGGTTGGTTCTTCTCCTGACTGCAGAACCCCACCTCAAGCTCATTTTCCACTGCCTAGATGCCCCATTCTGGCCAACCTAGGTAACTTCCGTCTTCTCAGTTCCAAGCTTTTGTTCTCTCCCTTTCACTGTCTGTATGTATTCCTCCTTTCTTCAAATAGCTTtatcctcctccaggaagcctgtcTGGGTTACCTGCATCTGAACCATGCCTCACCTTGAGGAAAGCCTCAACTCTCATGTACTCAGTTTGCGCTGCAGGTAGCCCATACTTTTATGAAAGTGATGCAGTTGAGCACAGGGAATTCTGAAAAGCCAATCTTGTTTTTCCCACCGACTTCCATGGTAAAGCAAGAGCAGTTCTCATAGAACAGAAGCTACCTGAAGCCTGAGTTGGAAACTTTGGCTGGAGAAGGTGGTGGAGGACAGACTCTGATTAAGCACTTGGCATAAGGTTTGCCACAGCACCAGCCCTGGGACTGCTTGTGCAGAAAATTCTAGCTCTCTAGAGTCGTGCCTGGGCTGTGGCCACTTCCTTTTCCAGTCCTTACGGATATTTCTCAAAGCCTGGGGAGCCCTTGACTTCCCATTTCCTGACATTTAACTTTCCACTTTACCCTCTAGCTGAAAATTTCCAGTATCCTACAGAACAGGGGTGGGCTACCCTGGAGCACATTACCATTAAGTAAATGTCCGATATATGATGGCCTCTGGTTTGACATTTCCTAAGTTGGAAGGTCCTGGTTTTACACAATTATCACATTACTAAGCTTATTAGCATTGTTTGAAATTTTAGGTAGTAGACATGAGAGCACCATGTACGTTGATTTGCTCTAGCTTCTTTATCTCTGTATCTTATATGCATTCCCCAGAGGGATACTACGTCTCCTTGAAACGTCTCCTTGAACAAACAGGCGGTTTTTCAAAGGCAGAGTCCGTATCTTCTTTGTCATTTGAATCTCCCTTCATTATCTAGGACTGAGGAGGTTTATATGCTTAGGGATGAAAAGGGTCAAACACGTCCTCTACTGTGTAGTTCTCAAGACTTCACAGGGAAGTAAGTTACTTAACTCTCGGGtggttcttttctgtctttctctggTGTGAGTTATCTAATAACCAAAGAGGACTCTGACCTTTGGCCTGTTCCTAATTTTCTAACTCCTTTCattggagggagggaaggtgatgGGGGTGCTCTGTGATGTGAAAGCCCCACATATCCTCTTCCCCATACTTTACTTCTAAAGCAGACTGGAGAAAATATGAGAAGTATAGCTAGTGTGGGTCAGGGGGCCTCAAAAGGGCTAGTGCTGGAAACCAGAAATAAAGTGGTGTGAATCAGATAGTAAATGGTGATAAGAGAGGCACCCTGCTGAGAATGAAGGGCCAAAAGTAGTGCCTCCTCAGTGGGCCAGCTAAATGTCACTTAGTAACATCCCAGAAACCCACTTAAAGTCTCTGCATCCTGCCAGGTGGTCGGTTTGCCCACAGCATCCTGAGATCTTCCTGGATGAGCCCTGCCATCAGGGCCCAGGCAGAGGCAGGAAGTCAGGGATAGATGATCATATAGGATGGGGGTAGTGGAGCCAGGGAGTCACCAAGGTAAGGAACAATTTCTGGAGGAGAGGGCTGTGTTGGGAAGAACTGGTGGAGGAGAGAGAAGGGGTAGCATTGTAATCTAGGAAGGAAGACTTGGGCAGGGGTTGGTAGAGCCAGGTTGGTTGAAGCCTAAGCTGTGGGGAGGTGAGTGTCCCAGGAGATGAAATCCTAGACAAGAGGGGAAAGGGAAGTCCTGACCTCTCCCTTCTCACATGCCTCCATCTACTCAAATCCCCTTGCCTTCAGGTACGATGGAGGACAAACGCAACATCCAGATCATCGAGTGGGAACACCTGGATAAGAAGAAGTTCTACGTATTTGGCGTGGCAATGACAATGATGATTCGTGTCAGTGTCTACCCATTCACGCTCATCCGCACCCGGTTGCAGGTTCAGAAGGGCAAGAGCCTCTACCATGGGACCTTTGACGCCTTCATCAAGATCCTGCGGGCAGATGGTGTGACCGGTCTCTACCGGGGATTCCTTGTCAACACCTTCACGCTCATCTCTGGCCAATGCTACGTCACCACTTATGAGCTCACTCGCAAGTTTGTATCTGACTACAGCCAGAGCAACACAGTCAAATCGCTGGTGGCTGGTGGCTCGGCCTCTCTGGTGGCTCAGAGCATCACGGTGCCCATTGATGTGGTCTCCCAGCACCTGATGATGCAGCGCAGGGGTGAGAAAATGGGCCGCTTCCAGGTGCGTGGGGACCCAGAGGGACAAAGGGTGGTTGCTTTTGGCCAAACCAAGGACATCATGAGACAGATCCTGCGGGCTGATGGGCTTCGAGGGTTCTACCGAGGATACGTGGCTTCGCTGCTTACCTACATCCCAAACAGTGCTGTCTGGTGGCCCTTCTATCACTTCTACGCAGGTAAGTAAGGTCCAGGAGAGTGATGCAAGGATGGATTTACTAATGGGAGTGAGATGCTGTTGCTCTGTGCATGTTGGAGAAAAGGTGAGATTTAATGGAGGAACTGAGTCCTTATTATGTGCCAAGAGGATTCAAAGATAAGACATAGTTCTGGCCGTCAAGGAGCTGGTAATAAAGGAGAGGGAATGACAAGTAAAATAGGTGACTGTAGAGCGGTGCTAGGGTATGCTCTggatgtgttggaatcaactagggTTAGCAGAATATTGGCAAAGAATTGAAGGATGGGGAAGGACAAAGTCCATGGGCTGTTTGGGATTTGAGGATGAAATTGATGGACAACAGTAAGCTTTTGAGTTGGATGTCTTTACTTAACGTTGTTAAATTTAAAGTGAGCTATAACCTTGAACTTCTCCATTTCCTATAATGTATCTTTGTTCATAAGACattttacttctctttttttACCAGAAATGGGATTACTGGGTCAAAAGATAACATTTTTGAGGGCCTTGATAAACATGCTTCCAGATTTCCTTCTACAAGGGCAGAATACATTGCCAAGAGCAGGGCCAGAGCGTGCCTGCTATCCTGTGATCTCCACAACTTTGGGTGACCACCAATCTCTGCTGCTGGCTCCTTACCCTTGGCAATAGTCATTCTTCTCCATCCACCTGGAAATTTTCTGACCTAACTTTGTAATAACTTCCTAATTTTGTAATCATTTTGTTTCTGTGGTGCTGTGCTTTTCTGattctcctcctctttttctgattataccttctttattttccccctagctctgtttctttctttttctgtttaacATAGTCTTCTATCTGGAGTATCTGGTAAAGATCTAGATTCTTAGACTCCATCCGTGATTCTTTGTATCAGACTTTCTGTGAGTGGTTCCTGGCaatcttttgggggggggggtgcggggggcagggggagggtaaATATGGTCCTGGCAATCTTAATGTTAAAAAAGCTCCCCAGAAAATGTGAACGTTTTCTCTGGAGTGTGTCTTTGCCTTCTCTCCTCATTTGAATTCATTTACAGCTCGGGCGGAACTTTTCTGATATGTCCCAAATTGgggccctggtgacgtagtggttaacagctcggctgctaaccaaaaggtcagcagttcagatccaccagccactccttggaaaccctatggggtggttctactctgtcctatagggccactatgagtcggaattgactcgacagcaatgtgtttggttttggttttattcccaGACTTCCCCGTAGAGAGCTCTGCGTAGACATTCTGACTGTTGGACTTCTCAACCTGGATGCATCTACTTACATGTAAAATTGCATTCAACTACCTATCCTTCATCCCACACCTGTGTTTCCTTCTGACTTACTTTTCATCTGTCAGTGGCCTTGATATTCTCTCCATCACTGAGGCTTGAAGCTTTGATGCTTGACTGCCCCCTCTTCCTTGTCTCCACATCTAGTCCTGATGACTCCAGACTGCCTCTCCCAACTTTCTTTCCACTTCTGCTGCCTTCCCTGGAAACCATACCTGTGGTACCACCTTCCTGGGCTGCTGCATCAGCCTTCCAGCTGTCCTCTCCCAGCCTAAGCTCTTTTCCTTCCCATCCACTGCACACATCCCTAATGGATTAGTTTACTAAACCCTAGTTGTGATGTTCATCAGTTGCCACTGTGTGTGGAGGAAAATCCAAACTCTTCAGCCTGGCTTTGACTTCCCTTTCCAGTGAAATCTCCTGCTGCTCCCCTATGTATAGTCTAGGCTGCAGCCAGGCAGATTACTAACAGTTCTTCAATCATGCACCCTCCTTCCCACCTTTGTGCTTTCTTCATGCCAGCCCTCTGCCTAGAGTGCCTTCCAGATCCATTTATCCCAGGTGAAATCATGACTCACCCTAAATGCTCCTTGCTTCATCCTTTCCCATCCTCTCCACGTATCCCTTAACCCAGAAGcaatctcttccttcctttcaccCTTACGACACTTTGTTTGAGTCTTTCTTAGTGCAGTTCTCACATTTTGCCTTGATGTTATTCCCATGTGCCTTATCTCTTCTACATGGAAAGGTCCCTGGAGGGGGAGGAAACTTAACATTTATCGAATGCCCACTACTCTATGTGCAGGCCCCATGCTGAGACCTTGCATCTCCCATTTCACCCTCGCCACAACctatgacctagatgtcctcgcAGGACACCTTCCCTGACGTCCCAGTCTAGATTTGGTccctttttatatgtttttatgaAGCCGCATTACTTATCTCTCAGAACACTCAGCTGAATTTGTAATGACACATTGATTTGTGTGACTATTAAGTTAGTGCCTCTTTCTCCCACTAGATTGCAACTCTGTGAGAACAGGGACCATGCCTGTTTTTGTCCACCATTGTACCCCCTGTCCCCAACACCTGGCTCAGGGTCTGGTGAATCGTAAGTGCTcagtaatatttgttgaatgagtagaTTGGCTCTTGTCACTCCCTTGCTTAGTATCTGCCAATGCTGCCTCACGGGCATTTATAATCCAATCCAGTTTCCTTCCAATGGTCTACACAGTTCTTCATGACCTGGCCCCTTTCTGCTTCTCCAGCCCCATCTCATGCCTCTCACCCCTTGCTCACTCTGGCCCACCCTCACTGCCCTTCTCTAAGTTCCTGGAACACACCAGGCTGTTCTCACCTCAAAGCCTTTGCAGGTAGTGTTCTTTCTGCCTGGAACACCCTTTCCCCTGCTCTTTgtgtggctggctccttctcacGCATCAGGCCTCAGCTTACATACCACCTTTGCAGAGCCCTTCTTTAACCACCCTGTTGAAAAGAGGgctctttctgttttctctttcagcaCCTTGTTTTCTTCACAGCATTTGCCATAATTTGCAATTATTTTACCTCCAACTCCCAGCTCCCTAATTAGAATATAAATTTTCTCTTCcatttctctgttttttggcCAGTGCCTGGCATCCAGTAAGCACTCAATGAATATTCATTTATATTACTTTTCCAAAGTCATTTAGCCAAGAGGGGCTTAAATCAAATCTGCCTGGGTTGATGTAGCCTGCAGataataggtactcaataaatatttgttgaatgaataagagagaagaaagaagcatGTGGGGCTCTTTCCCCTACCTTCTCACCTTTGTTTTTTCATCTGCATGATTAAAATTGGCAACTGGATCCGCTGCAGCTTGCAGTCGTGGGGGCCAGTGCAGACAGGCCCAAGGGACTGGTATTGCCAGTCCAGACGCCACCTTCTAATGATAGCAAAATGCCTTCTTTTCAGGAGAAACAGGACACCCGTAAGGCAGCGTCGCCAGTTCAGTTTGTTTCTGTTTGTGTACTGACCCTGAGGAAGAAAGCGATTAGAAACTGGGGGAGAGGTGGTTCTGCTCGGGCTTAAGGACTGTTGCCATGCCTGCTGGGACTTAGAATCCTCACTTCTGTCCTGCCAACCCCTACCTCCCTATTTCTCTCCAAGTCTTTAGTTGCCTGGCCGCAAACTGCCAAAACTAGGagcatgagaaaaaaaattcttaaaggtATCACGATGACTGAACTGCAGAAGAAAAAACTAGAGGGAGTCTTCACAATGATGACTCTATTACACATCCCATTCTCACTCAGAGTAAAAACCAGTGGCCTTGCAATGGCCTCAAGACCCCAAAGGATTTACTTCTTAGGCCTCATCTCCTGTTCCTGCTCTCACTCATCCTGCTCCACATGGGCCTTCCTGCCGCTTGAGCACTTCAGGTGGgggtcctgcctcagggcctttgcctaGGATGTTACCTCTGCTTGGAAAGCTCTTCTGCAGAGCCATTCAGATCTCCTTCAGGTTTTTGCTCAAATTTCACCTTTTTGGAGAGGGCTTCCATGACTGCCTTGTTTAAAATGGCAACCTCTTTACTCCCTACCCTCGGCACCCCCTATCTCCctctcctgttttatttttatctataACACACATTGTTTTTGGACATAActgtatatatttgtttttatttgtttattgtcagTCTTCCCCCACTAGGATGTAAATTTCATAAGGCCAGGAATTTGTGGCTGTTTTATTCATTGTTATATCCTCAGGGCCTCGGGTGACTGGCCCATGGTAGTTAACTCAATAAACTTttcttaaataaatgaataaactctTGTCTTTCACCTCCAGAGAGGATGAAGCAAAAAATTCAATTGCAGGTGGACTTCCTAGTGATACTGGGAATGGGTGAACCTGGGTACCATTCCATCTTCATCAGCAGTTagaaaaatgaatttctctttcttGATATGGGCTAGAGAAAAATTTTCACTGTCAGATAtgacttttcctttttattttaaattttttttttaataatttttattgagctttaagtgaacgtttacaaatcgagtcagtctgtcacatatatgcttatatacaccttactccatactcccccttaatctccccctaatgagtcagtccttccagtctctcctttcgtgacaattttgccagtttctaaccctctctaccctcctatctcccctccagacaggagatgccaacacagtctcaagtgtccacctcatacaggtagctcactcttcatcagcatctctctccaacccattgtccagtcccttccatgtctgatgagttgtcttcaggaatggttcctgaagccaacagaaggtttggggaccatgaccgccaggattcctctagtctcagtcagaccattaagtctggtctttttatgagaatttggggtctgcatcccactgatctcttgctccctcaagggttctctgttgtggtccctgtcagggcagtcatcggttgtggccgggcaccatctagttcttctggtctcaggacaatgtaagtctctggttcatgtggccccttctgtctcttgggctcatagttattgtgcgaccttggtgttcttcattctccttagatccaggtgggttgagaccaattgatgcatcttagacggccgcttgttagcatttaagaccccagatgcctcatttcgaagtgggatgcagaatgttttcataatagaattattttgccaattgacttagaagtccccttaagccatagtccccaaacccccacccttgcttcgctgaccttcgaagcattcagtttatcccggaaacttctttgcttttggtccagtccagttgagctgaccttctgtgtattgagtattgtccttcccttcacctaaagtagttcttacctactaactaatcagtaaataaccctctcccaccctccctccctacccccctcgtaaccacaaaagtatgtattcttctcagtttatactatttctcaagatcttataatagtggtcttatacagtatttgtccttttgcctctgactaatttcacttagcataatgccttccaggttcctccgtgttatgaaatgtttcacagtttcgtcattgttctttatcaatgcgtagtattccattgtatgaatataccgcaattcatttaaccattcatccgttgatggacaccttggttgcttccagctttttgctattgtaaacagagctgcagtaaacatgggtgtgcatatatctgtttgtgtgaaggctcgtatttctctagggtatattccgaggagtggaatttctgggttgtatggtagttctaactttttaagaaaacgccagatagatttccaaagtggttgtaccattttacattcccaccagcagtgtataagagttccaatctctccgcagcccctccaacatttattattttgtgttttttggattaatgccagccatgttggagtgaaatggaatctcatcgtagttttaatttgcatttctctaatggctaatgatcgagagcattttctcatgtatctgttagctgcctgaatatcttctttagtgaagtgtgtgttcaatcctttgcccacttcttgattgggttgtttgtctttttgtggttgagttttaacagaatcatatagattttacagatcaggcgctggtcggagatgtcataactgaaaattctttcccaatctgtaggtggtctttttattcttttggtgaagtctttagatgagcataggtgtttgatttttaggagctcccagttatctggtttctcttcgtcatttttggtaatattttgtattctgtttatgccttgaattagggctcctagcgttgtccctattttttcttccatgatctttatcgttttagtctttatgtttaggtctttgatccacttggagttagtttttgtgcatggtgtgaggtatgggtcctgtttcatttttttgcaaatggatatccagttatgccagcaccgtttgttaaaaagactatcttttccccaattcactgacactgggcctttgtcaaatatcaggtgctcatatgtggatggatttatatctgggttctcaattctgttccattggtctatgtgcctgttgttgtaccagtaccaggctgttttgactactgtggctgtataatatgttctaaaatcaggtagagtgaggcctcccactttcttcttctttttcagtattgctttacttatccggggcttctttcccttccatatgaagttggtgatttgtttctccatcacattaaaaaatgtcattggaatttggatgggaagtgcattgtatgtatagatggcttttggtagaatagacatttttactatgttaagtcttcctacccatgagcaaggtatgtttttccacttaagtaggtcttttttagtttcttgtagtagtactttgtagttttctttgtataggtcttttacatctttggtaagatttattcctaagtgttttatctttttgggggctactgtgaattgatttggtgacttcctctttgatgttctttttgtcgatgtagaggaatccaagtgatttttgtatgtttatcttataacctgagactctgccaaactcttctattagtttcagtagttttctggagaattccttagggttttctgtgtataagatcatgtcatctgcgaaaagagataattttacttcctccttgccaatctggatgccctttatttctttgtctagcctaattgctctggctaggacctctagcacaatgttgaataagagcagtgattattttaaatgtttttattttaacatttatgAACATAGGTGAACATTCATATGGTTCTAATTTCAAAAGGTAGGAAAGGGTATGCAATGAAAAGGCTCCATACCTACTTCAGCCACCCAGTTCCCTTCCTTAGAGAGTACCAGAGTTATTCAATACATGTCGTGTATGCTTTTCTAGGCTGTGAGTCTGGGAGGAGTGGAGTAAGAGACATATATCAGGAAGAATTTTCTCTTCATCAGGTGAAAGGAACCAGAAGAATCTTGTCCTGTTCAAATGGGTGACATGACCACAATGACTCCTGGAAGCCCCTAATATTTatagtataattttttttgttggatGCAGATGGAAGCAAAGAAAAACAAGGTGGGAGTTATGGGTTTAAGATGGCTAAAGATGGACAGTTTGTTATCGTTGTGAATGCCAGCTGGTAGAAGCAGCAAACATAGTGAGGTTAGGTAGGGTGGTAGCTCATGTCTTAAGGCACTGTCTTTTCTCTGATTCCAGAGCAGCTCTCATACCTCTGTCCTAAGGAGTGCCCTCACATTGTCTTTCAAGCCATCTCAGGGCCCCTGGCTGCAGCCACTGCCTCCATCCTCACCAATCCCATGGATGTCATCCGAACCCGTGTGCAGGTAAGACCagtttcttcctccctctcttcttaGATAAGCTATTAGACACATGGTCTTCAGGCCCTCTAGCATTTCTGTGAATGAACCAAAgatgtgaagatatttgtgtctcatgtaaatgctcaccaaagggtgaccttggcagaggaggattttaaccaTTACAtggatagg
This region includes:
- the SLC25A44 gene encoding solute carrier family 25 member 44 isoform X1 — protein: MNQGIITGPSSADRSGWSQSAPNQAQWSWTGGGTMEDKRNIQIIEWEHLDKKKFYVFGVAMTMMIRVSVYPFTLIRTRLQVQKGKSLYHGTFDAFIKILRADGVTGLYRGFLVNTFTLISGQCYVTTYELTRKFVSDYSQSNTVKSLVAGGSASLVAQSITVPIDVVSQHLMMQRRGEKMGRFQVRGDPEGQRVVAFGQTKDIMRQILRADGLRGFYRGYVASLLTYIPNSAVWWPFYHFYAEQLSYLCPKECPHIVFQAISGPLAAATASILTNPMDVIRTRVQVEGKNSIILTFRQLMAEEGPWGLMKGLSARIISSTPSTIVIVVGYESLKKLSLRPELVDSRHW
- the SLC25A44 gene encoding solute carrier family 25 member 44 isoform X5, whose product is MEDKRNIQIIEWEHLDKKKFYVFGVAMTMMIRVSVYPFTLIRTRLQVQKGKSLYHGTFDAFIKILRADGVTGLYRGFLVNTFTLISGQCYVTTYELTRKFVSDYSQSNTVKSLVAGGSASLVAQSITVPIDVVSQHLMMQRRGEKMGRFQVRGDPEGQRVVAFGQTKDIMRQILRADGLRGFYRGYVASLLTYIPNSAVWWPFYHFYAEQLSYLCPKECPHIVFQAISGPLAAATASILTNPMDVIRTRVQTASPQIKRLTSQ
- the SLC25A44 gene encoding solute carrier family 25 member 44 isoform X6, translating into MNQGIITGPSSADRSGWSQSAPNQAQWSWTGGDQEWGLRFGISSKLPGTMEDKRNIQIIEWEHLDKKKFYVFGVAMTMMIRVSVYPFTLIRTRLQVQKGKSLYHGTFDAFIKILRADGVTGLYRGFLVNTFTLISGQCYVTTYELTRKFVSDYSQSNTVKSLVAGGSASLVAQSITVPIDVVSQHLMMQRRGEKMGRFQVRGDPEGQRVVAFGQTKDIMRQILRADGLRGFYRGYVASLLTYIPNSAVWWPFYHFYAALIPLS
- the SLC25A44 gene encoding solute carrier family 25 member 44 isoform X3 translates to MEDKRNIQIIEWEHLDKKKFYVFGVAMTMMIRVSVYPFTLIRTRLQVQKGKSLYHGTFDAFIKILRADGVTGLYRGFLVNTFTLISGQCYVTTYELTRKFVSDYSQSNTVKSLVAGGSASLVAQSITVPIDVVSQHLMMQRRGEKMGRFQVRGDPEGQRVVAFGQTKDIMRQILRADGLRGFYRGYVASLLTYIPNSAVWWPFYHFYAEQLSYLCPKECPHIVFQAISGPLAAATASILTNPMDVIRTRVQQPAVLPDDLGLVGLCSP
- the SLC25A44 gene encoding solute carrier family 25 member 44 isoform X2, whose product is MEDKRNIQIIEWEHLDKKKFYVFGVAMTMMIRVSVYPFTLIRTRLQVQKGKSLYHGTFDAFIKILRADGVTGLYRGFLVNTFTLISGQCYVTTYELTRKFVSDYSQSNTVKSLVAGGSASLVAQSITVPIDVVSQHLMMQRRGEKMGRFQVRGDPEGQRVVAFGQTKDIMRQILRADGLRGFYRGYVASLLTYIPNSAVWWPFYHFYAEQLSYLCPKECPHIVFQAISGPLAAATASILTNPMDVIRTRVQCLCQNYHPWTHRMPYLSSWYSQTASPQIKRLTSQ
- the SLC25A44 gene encoding solute carrier family 25 member 44 isoform X4 encodes the protein MEDKRNIQIIEWEHLDKKKFYVFGVAMTMMIRVSVYPFTLIRTRLQVQKGKSLYHGTFDAFIKILRADGVTGLYRGFLVNTFTLISGQCYVTTYELTRKFVSDYSQSNTVKSLVAGGSASLVAQSITVPIDVVSQHLMMQRRGEKMGRFQVRGDPEGQRVVAFGQTKDIMRQILRADGLRGFYRGYVASLLTYIPNSAVWWPFYHFYAEQLSYLCPKECPHIVFQAISGPLAAATASILTNPMDVIRTRVQVEGKNSIILTFRQLMAEEGPWGLMKGLSARIISSTPSTIVIVVGYESLKKLSLRPELVDSRHW